A portion of the Manihot esculenta cultivar AM560-2 chromosome 2, M.esculenta_v8, whole genome shotgun sequence genome contains these proteins:
- the LOC110606401 gene encoding proline-rich receptor-like protein kinase PERK4 isoform X2, with product MSSSSDTAAAASPDSASPPSTSNSSSSSPPAPPPKSSKSDSPSPPPPPSDAPALSPKTTLCRRKKRKDEPMHYYGNYKGGSAKYYQSPVHQNWQSDPPRSEHIMKLSQSPGAGWHGPPPPPPHQMMMTEDMMSSNYSGPHHPPLPPPSPDIALGFNKSTFTYDELAAATGGFSQANLLGQGGFGYVHKGVLPSGKEIAVKSLKSGSGQGEREFQAEVEIISRVHHRHLVSLVGYCIAGGQRMLVYEFVPNNNLEHHLYGKGLPVMGWSRRLRIALGSAKGLAYLHEDCHPRIIHRDIKASNILLDCNFEAMVADFGLAKLSSDTHTHVSTRVMGTFGYLAPEYASSGKLTEKSDVFSFGVMLLELITGNRPVDPTNAMEDSLVDWARPLLTRFLEDGNCRELVDLRLENNFNPEEMQRMVACAAASIRHSGRKRPKMSQIVRCLEGDVSLDDLSEGAKPGQSTVFSSSPGSEYGAESYNADMKKFRQVALSSQEFESTELATSSTDSREMSPAGRMNNL from the exons ATGTCTTCATCCTCTGATACTGCTGCTGCTGCGTCACCAGATTCTGCCTCTCCACCTTCAACATCAAACTCATCGTCTTCGTCGCCGCCAGCACCACCTCCGAAATCATCCAAATCAGATTCTCCTTCGCCACCTCCTCCACCGTCTGACGCACCAGCGCTTTCACCAAAAA CAACTTTGTGCAGGAGGAAGAAGAGAAAGGATGAGCCTATGCATTATTACGGAAACTATAAGGGAG GCAGTGCTAAATATTACCAAAGCCCAGTTCACCAAAACTGGCAGAGTGATCCCCCTAGATCAGAGCACATCATGAAGCTATCTCAATCACCAGGCGCTGGCTGGCAtggacctcctcctcctcctcctcaccAGATGATGATGACCGAGGACATGATGAGTAGCAATTACTCGGGTCCGCACCATCCTCCCTTGCCACCTCCGTCGCCAGATATTGCTCTTGGGTTCAACAAAAGTACCTTCACATACGATGAGCTTGCAGCAGCTACAGGAGGTTTTTCTCAGGCCAATTTGTTGGGTCAGGGTGGATTTGGTTATGTGCACAAGGGTGTCTTGCCTAGTGGAAAGGAAATTGCAGTTAAGAGCCTCAAGTCAGGTAGTGGACAAGGAGAGCGAGAATTCCAGGCTGAAGTTGAGATCATTAGCCGCGTACATCACCGCCATCTTGTATCCCTGGTCGGATATTGTATTGCCGGAGGACAACGGATGTTGGTCTATGAATTTGTTCCCAATAACAACTTGGAACATCACCTCTATG GGAAAGGCCTTCCAGTCATGGGCTGGTCAAGAAGGTTGCGTATTGCGTTAGGCTCTGCCAAAGGGCTTGCTTATCTTCATGAAGATT GCCATCCTCGGATTATTCATCGCGATATCAAAGCTTCTAATATTCTTCTTGATTGTAACTTTGAAGCCATG GTGGCTGATTTTGGATTGGCTAAGCTGTCTTCTGATACACATACTCATGTCTCTACTCGTGTCATGGGTACATTTGG GTATTTGGCTCCAGAGTACGCATCAAGTGGGAAGTTGACGGAGAAATCAGATGTTTTCTCATTTGGGGTCATGCTTTTGGAACTCATAACTGGAAATAGACCTGTGGATCCTACAAATGCAATGGAAGATAGCTTAGTGGACTGG GCTCGACCACTTCTAACTCGGTTCTTGGAGGATGGCAACTGCCGAGAGTTGGTCGATTTGCGGTTGGAGAATAACTTCAACCCTGAAGAGATGCAGCGCATGGTTGCCTGTGCTGCTGCCAGCATTCGCCATTCTGGTAGAAAGCGCCCCAAAATGAGTCAG ATTGTACGTTGCCTGGAAGGAGATGTTTCACTGGATGACTTAAGTGAAGGAGCGAAGCCTGGTCAGAGTACTGTGTTCAGTAGTTCGCCTGGCTCAGAATACGGTGCAGAGTCATATAATGCAGATATGAAGAAGTTTAGACAAGTGGCATTATCAAGTCAAGAATTTGAGAGCACTGAACTTGCAACTTCAAGCACCGACTCCAGAGAGATGTCCCCTGCAGGACGGATGAACAATTTATAA
- the LOC110606401 gene encoding proline-rich receptor-like protein kinase PERK4 isoform X1 — protein MSSSSDTAAAASPDSASPPSTSNSSSSSPPAPPPKSSKSDSPSPPPPPSDAPALSPKSSSSHRSPPPPSHNRTHSKASPSPPPHKSLSPSHKSSSSSSSSSSSSSDDSSISQNQLKIVVGVSVGIGLLIALLIICAATLCRRKKRKDEPMHYYGNYKGGSAKYYQSPVHQNWQSDPPRSEHIMKLSQSPGAGWHGPPPPPPHQMMMTEDMMSSNYSGPHHPPLPPPSPDIALGFNKSTFTYDELAAATGGFSQANLLGQGGFGYVHKGVLPSGKEIAVKSLKSGSGQGEREFQAEVEIISRVHHRHLVSLVGYCIAGGQRMLVYEFVPNNNLEHHLYGKGLPVMGWSRRLRIALGSAKGLAYLHEDCHPRIIHRDIKASNILLDCNFEAMVADFGLAKLSSDTHTHVSTRVMGTFGYLAPEYASSGKLTEKSDVFSFGVMLLELITGNRPVDPTNAMEDSLVDWARPLLTRFLEDGNCRELVDLRLENNFNPEEMQRMVACAAASIRHSGRKRPKMSQIVRCLEGDVSLDDLSEGAKPGQSTVFSSSPGSEYGAESYNADMKKFRQVALSSQEFESTELATSSTDSREMSPAGRMNNL, from the exons ATGTCTTCATCCTCTGATACTGCTGCTGCTGCGTCACCAGATTCTGCCTCTCCACCTTCAACATCAAACTCATCGTCTTCGTCGCCGCCAGCACCACCTCCGAAATCATCCAAATCAGATTCTCCTTCGCCACCTCCTCCACCGTCTGACGCACCAGCGCTTTCACCAAAAAGTTCGTCTTCACACCGATCCCCTCCACCACCATCTCATAATAGAACGCACAGCAAAGCTTCGCCATCTCCACCACCACATAAATCATTATCACCATCACAcaaatcatcatcatcttcttcttcttcgtcttcATCTTCTTCAGATGACAGCAGCATAAGTCAAAATCAGCTAAAAATTGTAGTTGGAGTATCCGTAGGGATTGGGTTATTGATTGCTCTTCTGATCATCTGTGCAGCAACTTTGTGCAGGAGGAAGAAGAGAAAGGATGAGCCTATGCATTATTACGGAAACTATAAGGGAG GCAGTGCTAAATATTACCAAAGCCCAGTTCACCAAAACTGGCAGAGTGATCCCCCTAGATCAGAGCACATCATGAAGCTATCTCAATCACCAGGCGCTGGCTGGCAtggacctcctcctcctcctcctcaccAGATGATGATGACCGAGGACATGATGAGTAGCAATTACTCGGGTCCGCACCATCCTCCCTTGCCACCTCCGTCGCCAGATATTGCTCTTGGGTTCAACAAAAGTACCTTCACATACGATGAGCTTGCAGCAGCTACAGGAGGTTTTTCTCAGGCCAATTTGTTGGGTCAGGGTGGATTTGGTTATGTGCACAAGGGTGTCTTGCCTAGTGGAAAGGAAATTGCAGTTAAGAGCCTCAAGTCAGGTAGTGGACAAGGAGAGCGAGAATTCCAGGCTGAAGTTGAGATCATTAGCCGCGTACATCACCGCCATCTTGTATCCCTGGTCGGATATTGTATTGCCGGAGGACAACGGATGTTGGTCTATGAATTTGTTCCCAATAACAACTTGGAACATCACCTCTATG GGAAAGGCCTTCCAGTCATGGGCTGGTCAAGAAGGTTGCGTATTGCGTTAGGCTCTGCCAAAGGGCTTGCTTATCTTCATGAAGATT GCCATCCTCGGATTATTCATCGCGATATCAAAGCTTCTAATATTCTTCTTGATTGTAACTTTGAAGCCATG GTGGCTGATTTTGGATTGGCTAAGCTGTCTTCTGATACACATACTCATGTCTCTACTCGTGTCATGGGTACATTTGG GTATTTGGCTCCAGAGTACGCATCAAGTGGGAAGTTGACGGAGAAATCAGATGTTTTCTCATTTGGGGTCATGCTTTTGGAACTCATAACTGGAAATAGACCTGTGGATCCTACAAATGCAATGGAAGATAGCTTAGTGGACTGG GCTCGACCACTTCTAACTCGGTTCTTGGAGGATGGCAACTGCCGAGAGTTGGTCGATTTGCGGTTGGAGAATAACTTCAACCCTGAAGAGATGCAGCGCATGGTTGCCTGTGCTGCTGCCAGCATTCGCCATTCTGGTAGAAAGCGCCCCAAAATGAGTCAG ATTGTACGTTGCCTGGAAGGAGATGTTTCACTGGATGACTTAAGTGAAGGAGCGAAGCCTGGTCAGAGTACTGTGTTCAGTAGTTCGCCTGGCTCAGAATACGGTGCAGAGTCATATAATGCAGATATGAAGAAGTTTAGACAAGTGGCATTATCAAGTCAAGAATTTGAGAGCACTGAACTTGCAACTTCAAGCACCGACTCCAGAGAGATGTCCCCTGCAGGACGGATGAACAATTTATAA
- the LOC110606401 gene encoding proline-rich receptor-like protein kinase PERK4 isoform X4 — protein sequence MSLCIITETIREVIGSAKYYQSPVHQNWQSDPPRSEHIMKLSQSPGAGWHGPPPPPPHQMMMTEDMMSSNYSGPHHPPLPPPSPDIALGFNKSTFTYDELAAATGGFSQANLLGQGGFGYVHKGVLPSGKEIAVKSLKSGSGQGEREFQAEVEIISRVHHRHLVSLVGYCIAGGQRMLVYEFVPNNNLEHHLYGKGLPVMGWSRRLRIALGSAKGLAYLHEDCHPRIIHRDIKASNILLDCNFEAMVADFGLAKLSSDTHTHVSTRVMGTFGYLAPEYASSGKLTEKSDVFSFGVMLLELITGNRPVDPTNAMEDSLVDWARPLLTRFLEDGNCRELVDLRLENNFNPEEMQRMVACAAASIRHSGRKRPKMSQIVRCLEGDVSLDDLSEGAKPGQSTVFSSSPGSEYGAESYNADMKKFRQVALSSQEFESTELATSSTDSREMSPAGRMNNL from the exons ATGAGCCTATGCATTATTACGGAAACTATAAGGGAGGTAATAG GCAGTGCTAAATATTACCAAAGCCCAGTTCACCAAAACTGGCAGAGTGATCCCCCTAGATCAGAGCACATCATGAAGCTATCTCAATCACCAGGCGCTGGCTGGCAtggacctcctcctcctcctcctcaccAGATGATGATGACCGAGGACATGATGAGTAGCAATTACTCGGGTCCGCACCATCCTCCCTTGCCACCTCCGTCGCCAGATATTGCTCTTGGGTTCAACAAAAGTACCTTCACATACGATGAGCTTGCAGCAGCTACAGGAGGTTTTTCTCAGGCCAATTTGTTGGGTCAGGGTGGATTTGGTTATGTGCACAAGGGTGTCTTGCCTAGTGGAAAGGAAATTGCAGTTAAGAGCCTCAAGTCAGGTAGTGGACAAGGAGAGCGAGAATTCCAGGCTGAAGTTGAGATCATTAGCCGCGTACATCACCGCCATCTTGTATCCCTGGTCGGATATTGTATTGCCGGAGGACAACGGATGTTGGTCTATGAATTTGTTCCCAATAACAACTTGGAACATCACCTCTATG GGAAAGGCCTTCCAGTCATGGGCTGGTCAAGAAGGTTGCGTATTGCGTTAGGCTCTGCCAAAGGGCTTGCTTATCTTCATGAAGATT GCCATCCTCGGATTATTCATCGCGATATCAAAGCTTCTAATATTCTTCTTGATTGTAACTTTGAAGCCATG GTGGCTGATTTTGGATTGGCTAAGCTGTCTTCTGATACACATACTCATGTCTCTACTCGTGTCATGGGTACATTTGG GTATTTGGCTCCAGAGTACGCATCAAGTGGGAAGTTGACGGAGAAATCAGATGTTTTCTCATTTGGGGTCATGCTTTTGGAACTCATAACTGGAAATAGACCTGTGGATCCTACAAATGCAATGGAAGATAGCTTAGTGGACTGG GCTCGACCACTTCTAACTCGGTTCTTGGAGGATGGCAACTGCCGAGAGTTGGTCGATTTGCGGTTGGAGAATAACTTCAACCCTGAAGAGATGCAGCGCATGGTTGCCTGTGCTGCTGCCAGCATTCGCCATTCTGGTAGAAAGCGCCCCAAAATGAGTCAG ATTGTACGTTGCCTGGAAGGAGATGTTTCACTGGATGACTTAAGTGAAGGAGCGAAGCCTGGTCAGAGTACTGTGTTCAGTAGTTCGCCTGGCTCAGAATACGGTGCAGAGTCATATAATGCAGATATGAAGAAGTTTAGACAAGTGGCATTATCAAGTCAAGAATTTGAGAGCACTGAACTTGCAACTTCAAGCACCGACTCCAGAGAGATGTCCCCTGCAGGACGGATGAACAATTTATAA
- the LOC110606438 gene encoding F-box protein At5g49610, producing the protein MAVAEYEDLEEIDDDLEEDVSSPSMKQLMSMPLSNFDAKERYIADRIPEDYATFPKHIKLMENTGIGDVVREQALAFLPAKSLCRFKTVSKEWDQWINNPFFVHIQTTQFKSVSGLFCQLPGESPSFISLDTTAFGVPNAGLSFLPEPVDIRTTCNGLICCQGRGENQAYYVCNPVNKGWWMLPKPKLYHGRQTAIALAFEPAIFNFNANYELICVIKMPDTCVLYFEIYSSRTDSWRISETVCFELDALALNGDGFYMKGYAYWETQCDAILAFDVKYESYGMLSLPPGSGPNGALTEMRGNLYYLMPRKQDACSIEVYGDINMSLKHVIPLDPKDMGNMDGLCRALSFVNDDTFILELERKIIAYNATSHKVECLRNASDYKGFAKYLPYVNSLVTVSHPVPSI; encoded by the exons ATGGCCGTTGCTGAGTATGAAGATCTGGAAGAAATCGATGATGACCTTGAAGAAGATGTATCTTCACCTAGCATGAAACAGCTGATGAGTATGCCATTGTCCAACTTCGATGCCAAGGAAAGATAT ATTGCTGACCGAATTCCGGAAGACTATGCTACATTTCCTAAGCACATAAAGCTGATGGAGAACACTGGGATTGGAGATGTTGTAAGGGAGCAAGCTCTTGCTTTCCTCCCAGCCAAGTCACTGTGCAGGTTCAAGACCGTTTCAAAAGAGTGGGATCAGTGGATAAACAATCCATTTTTTGTCCACATTCAAACTACTCAATTCAAGAGCGTTTCTGGTCTATTTTGTCAGCTCCCTGGTGAAAGTCCTTCCTTCATCTCACTTGATACAACTGCTTTTGGTGTTCCTAATGCAGGCCTCAGTTTCTTGCCTGAACCTGTCGACATCAGAACCACTTGCAATGGTTTGATTTGCTGCCAAGGCCGTGGTGAAAATCAAGCCTATTACGTTTGCAATCCTGTAAACAAAGGATGGTGGATGCTTCCCAAGCCAAAGTTGTATCACGGACGCCAAACAGCCATAGCATTAGCCTTCGAACCTGCCATATTCAACTTTAATGCAAATTATGAGCTCATCTGTGTGATCAAAATGCCTGATACTTGTGTTCTGTATTTTGAGATATACTCCTCAAGAACAGACTCTTGGAGAATCAGTGAAACAGTATGCTTTGAATTGGATGCTTTGGCATTGAATGGTGATGGATTCTACATGAAGGGATATGCCTATTGGGAAACACAATGTGATGCAATTTTGGCATTTGATGTTAAGTATGAAAGTTATGGGATGTTAAGTCTCCCACCTGGCAGTGGACCAAATGGTGCTTTGACAGAGATGCGAGGGAATTTGTACTACCTTATGCCTCGCAAACAAGATGCATGCTCAATTGAAGTATATGGGGATATAAACATGAGCCTGAAGCATGTGATTCCACTTGATCCTAAAGATATGGGGAATATGGATGGGTTGTGCAGGGCTTTGTCTTTTGTGAATGATGACACATTTATCCTTGAGCTAGAGAGGAAGATTATTGCTTACAATGCAACATCACATAAGGTGGAATGCCTGAGAAATGCAAGCGATTATAAAGGATTTGCAAAGTATCTACCATATGTGAACAGCCTTGTAACTGTTTCCCACCCTGTGCCTAGCATTTGA
- the LOC110606401 gene encoding proline-rich receptor-like protein kinase PERK4 isoform X5: protein MHYYGNYKGGSAKYYQSPVHQNWQSDPPRSEHIMKLSQSPGAGWHGPPPPPPHQMMMTEDMMSSNYSGPHHPPLPPPSPDIALGFNKSTFTYDELAAATGGFSQANLLGQGGFGYVHKGVLPSGKEIAVKSLKSGSGQGEREFQAEVEIISRVHHRHLVSLVGYCIAGGQRMLVYEFVPNNNLEHHLYGKGLPVMGWSRRLRIALGSAKGLAYLHEDCHPRIIHRDIKASNILLDCNFEAMVADFGLAKLSSDTHTHVSTRVMGTFGYLAPEYASSGKLTEKSDVFSFGVMLLELITGNRPVDPTNAMEDSLVDWARPLLTRFLEDGNCRELVDLRLENNFNPEEMQRMVACAAASIRHSGRKRPKMSQIVRCLEGDVSLDDLSEGAKPGQSTVFSSSPGSEYGAESYNADMKKFRQVALSSQEFESTELATSSTDSREMSPAGRMNNL from the exons ATGCATTATTACGGAAACTATAAGGGAG GCAGTGCTAAATATTACCAAAGCCCAGTTCACCAAAACTGGCAGAGTGATCCCCCTAGATCAGAGCACATCATGAAGCTATCTCAATCACCAGGCGCTGGCTGGCAtggacctcctcctcctcctcctcaccAGATGATGATGACCGAGGACATGATGAGTAGCAATTACTCGGGTCCGCACCATCCTCCCTTGCCACCTCCGTCGCCAGATATTGCTCTTGGGTTCAACAAAAGTACCTTCACATACGATGAGCTTGCAGCAGCTACAGGAGGTTTTTCTCAGGCCAATTTGTTGGGTCAGGGTGGATTTGGTTATGTGCACAAGGGTGTCTTGCCTAGTGGAAAGGAAATTGCAGTTAAGAGCCTCAAGTCAGGTAGTGGACAAGGAGAGCGAGAATTCCAGGCTGAAGTTGAGATCATTAGCCGCGTACATCACCGCCATCTTGTATCCCTGGTCGGATATTGTATTGCCGGAGGACAACGGATGTTGGTCTATGAATTTGTTCCCAATAACAACTTGGAACATCACCTCTATG GGAAAGGCCTTCCAGTCATGGGCTGGTCAAGAAGGTTGCGTATTGCGTTAGGCTCTGCCAAAGGGCTTGCTTATCTTCATGAAGATT GCCATCCTCGGATTATTCATCGCGATATCAAAGCTTCTAATATTCTTCTTGATTGTAACTTTGAAGCCATG GTGGCTGATTTTGGATTGGCTAAGCTGTCTTCTGATACACATACTCATGTCTCTACTCGTGTCATGGGTACATTTGG GTATTTGGCTCCAGAGTACGCATCAAGTGGGAAGTTGACGGAGAAATCAGATGTTTTCTCATTTGGGGTCATGCTTTTGGAACTCATAACTGGAAATAGACCTGTGGATCCTACAAATGCAATGGAAGATAGCTTAGTGGACTGG GCTCGACCACTTCTAACTCGGTTCTTGGAGGATGGCAACTGCCGAGAGTTGGTCGATTTGCGGTTGGAGAATAACTTCAACCCTGAAGAGATGCAGCGCATGGTTGCCTGTGCTGCTGCCAGCATTCGCCATTCTGGTAGAAAGCGCCCCAAAATGAGTCAG ATTGTACGTTGCCTGGAAGGAGATGTTTCACTGGATGACTTAAGTGAAGGAGCGAAGCCTGGTCAGAGTACTGTGTTCAGTAGTTCGCCTGGCTCAGAATACGGTGCAGAGTCATATAATGCAGATATGAAGAAGTTTAGACAAGTGGCATTATCAAGTCAAGAATTTGAGAGCACTGAACTTGCAACTTCAAGCACCGACTCCAGAGAGATGTCCCCTGCAGGACGGATGAACAATTTATAA
- the LOC110609122 gene encoding acidic leucine-rich nuclear phosphoprotein 32-related protein — protein sequence MDEIWERAVDTALDGQTDNAAARTLTLDGAVKCVHGRLPPPSLLEKFENLQHLSVANIGVSTLEQFPRLRNLQKLILSDNRIAGGLEFLVEAGLDSLRDLDLSNNRIQYIEDLAPLAQLKLISLDLYECPVTRVKDYRSRVFGLIKSLKYLDKMDAEENERPESDEEEDEEEDEEDDPGSGEIDGEERPYRLNNGHNEGAEGIVDVDEDEESDADEEETETSRRINGPNQNGFRVAAVEERDGGDEEEEGDEEENESGEEIDEEGDEDDDVVEVHEIDDSEDEEDGVEDEDDDDEDDDDDEEDEEEEVDNDEAEFAEPESTGRLTSTEGEIDGHDQGEDEVEEDDNGETGEEEQGVDDDGEFDDEEEGEEEDEEDSGAGYLVQPVGQAEVHDAGGSDMELGNEEDDHEGEEEVEDDDEVQVLPSSSLSHHKRKRDEDLDLDEDDDEDEEDDDVVEYSKSSKKHH from the exons ATGGATGAGATCTGGGAGAGGGCAGTGGATACAGCTTTAGACGGCCAAACGGACAACGCGGCGGCTCGAACCCTAACCCTAGACGGCGCGGTGAAGTGTGTGCACGGTCGGCTTCCTCCACCCAGCCTTTTGGAGAAGTTCGAGAACCTTCAGCACCTCTCCGTCGCTAATATAGGAGTCTCGACGCTCGAGCAGTTCCCTCGCCTTAGGAACCTTCAGAAGCTCATACTCTCTGACAATCGCATCGCTGGCGGGCTTGAGTTCCTTGTCGAGGCTGGCCTCGACTCTCTTCGGGACCTTGACTTGTCGAATAATCGCATCCAATATATCGAAGATCTTGCACCATTGGCTCAGTTAAAGCTCATTTCTCTTGATCTCTATGAGTGTCCGGTCACCAGAGTGAAGGATTATCGATCTAGGGTTTTTGGATTGATCAAATCTTTGAAGTATTTGGATAAAATGGACGCAGAGGAGAATGAGAGGCCTGAATCTGATGAGGAGGAGGATGAAGAAGAGGACGAGGAGGATGATCCTGGGAGTGGCGAGATTGATGGAGAGGAGAGGCCCTATAGGTTGAATAATGGGCACAATGAAGGGGCTGAAGGGATCGTTGATGTGGATGAGGATGAGGAAAGCGATGCAGATGAGGAGGAGACGGAGACTTCAAGGCGGATTAATGGGCCCAACCAGAATGGTTTTAGAGTAGCAGCTGTGGAGGAAAGAGATGGTGGagatgaggaggaggagggcgATGAGGAGGAAAATGAATCTGGTGAGGAAATTGATGAGGAGGgagatgaagatgatgatgtGGTGGAGGTCCATGAGATTGACGATAGTGAGGATGAGGAGGATGGAGTTGAAgatgaggatgatgatgatgaagatgatgatgacgACGAGGAGGATGAGGAAGAGGAGGTGGACAATGATGAGGCAGAATTTGCAGAGCCAGAGAGTACAGGAAGGTTAACAAGCACAGAAGGGGAGATTGATGGCCATGATCAAGGAGAGGATGAGGTAGAAGAGGATGATAACGGGGAGACTGGAGAAGAGGAACAGGGTGTTGACGATGATGGGGAATTTGACGATGAAGAAGAGGGTGAGGAAGAG GATGAAGAAGATTCTGGTGCAGGATATTTGGTTCAACCAGTGGGGCAGGCTGAAGTGCATGATGCTGGAGGTAGTGACATGGAGCTAGGAAATGAAGAAGATGATCATGAAGGGGAGGAAGAAGTTGAAGACGATGATGAAGTTCAGGTACTGccatcatcatcattatcacACCATAAAAGGAAGAGAGATGAAGATTTGGATTTGGAcgaggatgatgatgaagatgagGAAGATGATGATGTTGTTGAGTACAGCAAATCATCGAAGAAGCACCACTAG
- the LOC110606401 gene encoding proline-rich receptor-like protein kinase PERK4 isoform X3, with protein sequence MQLCAGGRRERMSLCIITETIREVIGSAKYYQSPVHQNWQSDPPRSEHIMKLSQSPGAGWHGPPPPPPHQMMMTEDMMSSNYSGPHHPPLPPPSPDIALGFNKSTFTYDELAAATGGFSQANLLGQGGFGYVHKGVLPSGKEIAVKSLKSGSGQGEREFQAEVEIISRVHHRHLVSLVGYCIAGGQRMLVYEFVPNNNLEHHLYGKGLPVMGWSRRLRIALGSAKGLAYLHEDCHPRIIHRDIKASNILLDCNFEAMVADFGLAKLSSDTHTHVSTRVMGTFGYLAPEYASSGKLTEKSDVFSFGVMLLELITGNRPVDPTNAMEDSLVDWARPLLTRFLEDGNCRELVDLRLENNFNPEEMQRMVACAAASIRHSGRKRPKMSQIVRCLEGDVSLDDLSEGAKPGQSTVFSSSPGSEYGAESYNADMKKFRQVALSSQEFESTELATSSTDSREMSPAGRMNNL encoded by the exons ATG CAACTTTGTGCAGGAGGAAGAAGAGAAAGGATGAGCCTATGCATTATTACGGAAACTATAAGGGAGGTAATAG GCAGTGCTAAATATTACCAAAGCCCAGTTCACCAAAACTGGCAGAGTGATCCCCCTAGATCAGAGCACATCATGAAGCTATCTCAATCACCAGGCGCTGGCTGGCAtggacctcctcctcctcctcctcaccAGATGATGATGACCGAGGACATGATGAGTAGCAATTACTCGGGTCCGCACCATCCTCCCTTGCCACCTCCGTCGCCAGATATTGCTCTTGGGTTCAACAAAAGTACCTTCACATACGATGAGCTTGCAGCAGCTACAGGAGGTTTTTCTCAGGCCAATTTGTTGGGTCAGGGTGGATTTGGTTATGTGCACAAGGGTGTCTTGCCTAGTGGAAAGGAAATTGCAGTTAAGAGCCTCAAGTCAGGTAGTGGACAAGGAGAGCGAGAATTCCAGGCTGAAGTTGAGATCATTAGCCGCGTACATCACCGCCATCTTGTATCCCTGGTCGGATATTGTATTGCCGGAGGACAACGGATGTTGGTCTATGAATTTGTTCCCAATAACAACTTGGAACATCACCTCTATG GGAAAGGCCTTCCAGTCATGGGCTGGTCAAGAAGGTTGCGTATTGCGTTAGGCTCTGCCAAAGGGCTTGCTTATCTTCATGAAGATT GCCATCCTCGGATTATTCATCGCGATATCAAAGCTTCTAATATTCTTCTTGATTGTAACTTTGAAGCCATG GTGGCTGATTTTGGATTGGCTAAGCTGTCTTCTGATACACATACTCATGTCTCTACTCGTGTCATGGGTACATTTGG GTATTTGGCTCCAGAGTACGCATCAAGTGGGAAGTTGACGGAGAAATCAGATGTTTTCTCATTTGGGGTCATGCTTTTGGAACTCATAACTGGAAATAGACCTGTGGATCCTACAAATGCAATGGAAGATAGCTTAGTGGACTGG GCTCGACCACTTCTAACTCGGTTCTTGGAGGATGGCAACTGCCGAGAGTTGGTCGATTTGCGGTTGGAGAATAACTTCAACCCTGAAGAGATGCAGCGCATGGTTGCCTGTGCTGCTGCCAGCATTCGCCATTCTGGTAGAAAGCGCCCCAAAATGAGTCAG ATTGTACGTTGCCTGGAAGGAGATGTTTCACTGGATGACTTAAGTGAAGGAGCGAAGCCTGGTCAGAGTACTGTGTTCAGTAGTTCGCCTGGCTCAGAATACGGTGCAGAGTCATATAATGCAGATATGAAGAAGTTTAGACAAGTGGCATTATCAAGTCAAGAATTTGAGAGCACTGAACTTGCAACTTCAAGCACCGACTCCAGAGAGATGTCCCCTGCAGGACGGATGAACAATTTATAA